A region of Polynucleobacter sp. JS-Mosq-20-D10 DNA encodes the following proteins:
- a CDS encoding chromate transporter yields the protein MSLLIHLAWTFALLSVLAVGGGTAVLPEMQTILAHQFGIDHTQFVHIYSIGQLAPGPNMLMVLVIGYQIAGLIGAGVVLLSFFLPSSLMCFYMGRLWNRFGESPWRRSIQNALEPISIGLMSSGVYAVAKASVVSGITLALALITLYLILRTKINPVLVILGSGGFGALLMAYLK from the coding sequence ATGAGTCTATTGATTCACTTGGCTTGGACCTTTGCCTTACTGTCTGTTCTGGCGGTTGGTGGTGGCACTGCAGTGTTACCGGAGATGCAAACCATACTCGCACATCAGTTCGGCATAGACCATACCCAATTTGTCCATATTTACAGTATTGGCCAGTTAGCGCCTGGTCCTAATATGTTGATGGTCTTAGTTATTGGCTATCAAATTGCTGGGCTTATCGGTGCAGGCGTGGTCTTGCTGTCCTTCTTTTTACCTTCAAGCCTAATGTGCTTTTATATGGGAAGGCTCTGGAATCGTTTTGGAGAAAGTCCTTGGCGACGATCTATTCAAAATGCGCTTGAGCCCATTTCGATTGGCCTCATGTCATCCGGTGTTTATGCTGTTGCCAAGGCATCTGTGGTGAGTGGTATTACCTTGGCGCTTGCCCTAATCACTCTGTATCTGATACTCAGAACCAAGATTAACCCAGTCTTGGTTATTCTTGGCTCAGGGGGATTTGGTGCTTTACTAATGGCCTATTTAAAATAG
- the ppk2 gene encoding polyphosphate kinase 2, with protein MTSKHKEIDEWYKRAREDILDSMDEELEMELDDDRLSPDGGSASVIPRNVYFKELFRLQGELVKLQDWVVENKLKVAVLFEGRDSAGKGGAIKRITQRLNPRVCRVVALNAPSEREKTQWYFQRYVSNLPAGGEIVLFDRSWYNRAGVEKVMGFCNDAEYEEFLRTVPEFERMIIRSGIILIKYWFSISDDEQYSRFMVRIHDPLKQWKLSPMDLDARRHWEAYTKAKETMLERTNIPEAPWWVVAANDKKKARLNCISHLLTQIPYQEIEHPEITLPERVHNPDYLRGPVPKNMYVPEIY; from the coding sequence ATGACGTCAAAGCATAAAGAAATAGACGAGTGGTACAAGCGCGCTCGGGAAGATATTCTCGATAGCATGGATGAAGAGCTCGAAATGGAGCTCGACGATGATCGTTTATCACCTGATGGCGGAAGCGCCTCTGTCATACCTCGAAATGTCTACTTTAAAGAATTGTTTCGCCTGCAAGGTGAATTGGTCAAACTCCAAGATTGGGTAGTTGAAAATAAACTCAAGGTAGCTGTTTTATTTGAAGGTCGCGATTCTGCCGGTAAGGGTGGTGCGATCAAACGAATTACTCAACGTCTTAATCCTCGCGTTTGTAGAGTCGTCGCATTGAATGCACCGAGCGAGCGTGAAAAAACCCAGTGGTACTTTCAGCGCTATGTATCAAACTTGCCTGCTGGTGGCGAGATCGTATTGTTTGATCGTAGCTGGTACAACCGTGCTGGTGTTGAAAAGGTTATGGGATTTTGTAACGATGCCGAGTATGAAGAGTTCTTGCGTACAGTTCCTGAGTTTGAGCGCATGATTATTCGTTCTGGAATCATTCTGATTAAATACTGGTTCTCTATCTCAGACGATGAGCAATATAGCCGCTTCATGGTGCGTATTCATGACCCATTAAAGCAATGGAAACTGAGCCCAATGGACTTGGATGCTCGCCGTCATTGGGAAGCCTATACCAAGGCAAAAGAGACCATGCTTGAGCGCACCAATATTCCTGAGGCACCGTGGTGGGTTGTCGCTGCAAACGATAAGAAAAAAGCCCGCCTCAATTGTATTTCGCACCTACTGACTCAAATTCCCTATCAGGAAATTGAGCATCCGGAGATTACCTTGCCTGAGCGAGTGCATAACCCGGATTATCTTCGTGGGCCTGTACCAAAAAATATGTATGTTCCCGAGATCTATTGA
- a CDS encoding TonB-dependent receptor gives MQHPHLFLSKQKLIFILISGLLSSVTIAQLTVPDLEITATGSQEATQSILTPTKVLQGDELLNKLGTTLGATLVNELGVSATGYGAGSSRPVIRGLEGARVQILQNGLSVGDVSNISQDHAVGNNMQNAHQVEILRGAAALLYGSGSSGGLVNVINDRILTNLPDRPTGAVNTSYETVNNGRAGALEVDGAFGSIAVHVDTAINNANNYRIPGNSTQSQGEPAGGWTVPPDGNGGNNYSGKLPNSFSNQNNLGVGVSYIGESGYTGVSVERLNNNYGIPTPEGGSINQSQNRYDIQHQTRDPFTGFSSFKLSAANSNYNHTEFNNVGAAASVWKNIANEARLELAHNPIVGWKGTFGAQISAASLNATEVGTNSYAIVPPTKTNSNALFWIEEGKWNSLQGSLGLRYNNVAQNPNLGTALETQPTATPTGTTPNITLQNRKFNLMSYSAGSLWNFMQGYGTGVAYTVSQRAPSAQELYSYGAHESTATFDIGNPNLTKETSHNLEFNIQKTSGLLRSKASIYANRFNNYIYGYYTGSAINNGGQQGDGFNVVTAQQAAATIKGIEGELTYNWNQPGLGSRVFGDASQGTFDAGGNLPLQPAPRLGAELAHQKNGWLTNATYIYSYQQNRLANWDQGPAPSYNLLNAGISYTEKVKDVNWTVYMNLKNLLNEQIRYATTPMAVRLYAPQPGRSLMLGLRGTF, from the coding sequence ATGCAGCACCCCCATCTTTTTTTGAGCAAGCAAAAACTCATTTTTATTCTGATCTCTGGATTATTGAGCTCAGTCACCATCGCCCAATTAACTGTCCCAGACTTAGAAATCACTGCAACGGGATCACAAGAGGCTACTCAGAGCATTCTGACGCCAACGAAGGTTTTACAAGGTGATGAGCTACTCAATAAATTGGGTACAACCTTAGGCGCGACACTAGTCAATGAGCTTGGCGTATCTGCGACGGGATATGGCGCAGGCTCATCTCGACCAGTTATTCGAGGTCTTGAAGGTGCACGTGTGCAAATTTTGCAAAATGGTCTATCAGTTGGCGATGTATCTAACATCTCGCAAGATCATGCCGTTGGAAACAATATGCAAAATGCACATCAAGTAGAAATCTTGCGTGGTGCAGCCGCCCTACTGTATGGATCGGGATCTAGCGGTGGACTGGTCAACGTGATCAATGATCGCATCTTAACTAACCTTCCTGATAGGCCAACCGGTGCCGTCAACACTAGCTACGAGACAGTAAACAACGGTAGAGCTGGAGCCTTAGAGGTAGATGGTGCTTTTGGCTCAATAGCCGTGCACGTTGATACCGCAATTAATAATGCCAATAATTACCGCATACCAGGGAACTCAACGCAATCGCAAGGTGAGCCCGCGGGAGGGTGGACTGTTCCACCGGATGGAAACGGTGGCAATAACTACTCTGGCAAGTTGCCAAATAGCTTTAGCAACCAGAACAATTTAGGCGTTGGCGTTTCTTATATAGGTGAATCTGGCTATACAGGAGTTTCTGTAGAGCGCTTAAATAATAACTATGGTATTCCGACACCTGAAGGTGGCTCGATTAACCAATCACAGAATCGATATGACATCCAGCATCAAACTCGAGATCCATTTACAGGGTTTTCTTCTTTTAAATTGAGTGCAGCTAATTCGAACTATAACCATACTGAATTTAATAACGTGGGTGCAGCTGCTTCGGTTTGGAAGAATATTGCCAATGAGGCACGCCTAGAACTGGCCCACAATCCTATAGTCGGATGGAAAGGTACCTTCGGAGCGCAGATCTCTGCTGCCTCTCTCAACGCCACGGAAGTAGGTACAAATAGTTACGCCATTGTTCCTCCCACAAAAACTAACTCCAATGCCTTATTTTGGATTGAGGAAGGCAAATGGAACTCTCTACAAGGAAGCCTGGGGCTTCGATATAACAATGTTGCCCAGAATCCGAATTTGGGTACAGCTTTAGAGACTCAGCCTACAGCTACCCCCACCGGAACTACTCCCAATATTACTCTGCAGAATCGCAAATTCAATCTCATGTCCTACTCTGCAGGTAGCTTATGGAACTTCATGCAAGGGTATGGAACTGGTGTAGCTTATACCGTGTCGCAAAGAGCGCCAAGTGCTCAAGAACTCTATTCTTATGGTGCACATGAATCCACTGCCACCTTTGACATTGGTAACCCCAACCTCACCAAAGAGACCTCACATAACTTGGAGTTCAATATTCAGAAGACCAGCGGATTACTAAGAAGCAAGGCAAGCATTTATGCCAACCGTTTCAATAACTATATTTATGGTTACTACACTGGTAGCGCTATTAACAATGGCGGGCAACAAGGTGATGGCTTTAACGTAGTGACTGCGCAGCAAGCTGCAGCGACCATCAAGGGAATTGAGGGTGAGCTTACTTACAACTGGAATCAACCCGGCTTAGGTAGTCGAGTGTTTGGCGATGCTTCACAGGGAACTTTTGATGCGGGAGGCAATCTGCCCCTGCAGCCTGCGCCTCGCTTAGGAGCAGAATTAGCGCACCAAAAAAATGGTTGGCTGACGAATGCAACTTATATCTATAGCTACCAGCAGAATCGGCTAGCAAACTGGGATCAAGGCCCTGCTCCAAGTTACAACTTATTAAATGCTGGCATCTCTTATACAGAAAAAGTAAAGGATGTGAACTGGACTGTGTATATGAATCTGAAGAACTTACTCAATGAGCAAATTCGGTATGCCACTACTCCAATGGCTGTGAGACTGTATGCCCCACAACCAGGTAGAAGTCTGATGTTAGGCTTAAGAGGAACCTTCTAA
- a CDS encoding UDP-2,3-diacylglucosamine diphosphatase, with protein sequence MTHYRAIWISDIHLGTSGCQANYLLDFLKHNEADQIYLVGDIIDGWRLKQSFYWPQSHNDVVQKLLRKARKGSEVIYIPGNHDEAARQYFGMSFGDIKVQEEVIHTTLDGRKLWVTHGDLFDGVMQYAKWLAYVGDSLYSFILYINRYFNMLRVKMGLQYWSLSQYLKHQVKNAVSYIADFEHIMAREARLRNCDGVVCGHIHKAEIREIDGLLYCNDGDWVESLSALVETTTGELKIIYWTHIHGDPVEAPEITLQPELATLIKEATV encoded by the coding sequence ATGACGCATTACAGAGCGATTTGGATTTCAGATATACACCTAGGAACATCAGGGTGTCAGGCAAACTACCTCCTCGATTTCTTAAAACATAATGAAGCTGATCAGATTTACCTGGTGGGCGACATTATCGATGGTTGGCGTTTAAAGCAGTCGTTTTACTGGCCACAGAGCCACAATGATGTCGTTCAAAAGTTATTACGCAAAGCCCGTAAGGGTTCTGAAGTTATTTATATCCCTGGTAACCATGACGAAGCAGCTCGGCAGTACTTTGGAATGTCCTTTGGTGATATCAAGGTTCAAGAAGAGGTCATACATACAACCTTAGATGGACGGAAGCTGTGGGTAACCCATGGCGATTTATTTGATGGCGTAATGCAATACGCTAAATGGCTTGCCTATGTCGGCGACTCACTGTATTCCTTCATTTTGTATATCAATCGTTACTTCAATATGTTGCGCGTCAAGATGGGATTGCAATACTGGTCCCTCTCCCAATATCTCAAGCATCAAGTAAAAAATGCCGTCAGCTACATAGCTGACTTTGAGCACATCATGGCCAGAGAAGCCCGCCTAAGAAATTGTGATGGCGTCGTATGCGGCCATATCCATAAGGCAGAAATTCGTGAAATCGATGGTCTGTTGTATTGCAACGATGGTGATTGGGTCGAAAGTCTATCAGCACTAGTAGAGACCACGACCGGTGAACTGAAAATTATCTACTGGACACATATTCATGGTGACCCCGTAGAAGCACCTGAAATTACTCTCCAACCCGAGCTTGCAACACTGATTAAAGAGGCTACTGTATGA
- a CDS encoding diacylglycerol kinase produces MSAPYNIKQNPHKGNRGLTRAWHAAKNSWCGIVYAFQEESAFRQELFLLAVLSPVALFLPISPLEKCALIASLILVLVVELLNSSVEAAIDRISFDHHDLSKRAKDFGSAAVMLTLLISALLWATICLPLVIK; encoded by the coding sequence TTGTCAGCACCTTACAACATTAAACAAAACCCGCATAAGGGTAACCGTGGCCTCACGCGTGCATGGCATGCAGCCAAGAATTCGTGGTGCGGCATAGTCTACGCATTTCAAGAGGAAAGTGCTTTTAGACAAGAACTTTTCCTGCTTGCGGTGCTGAGCCCAGTTGCCCTTTTCTTGCCAATTAGCCCTCTTGAGAAATGCGCCCTCATTGCATCGCTCATCCTGGTTTTAGTGGTCGAACTACTGAACTCTAGCGTCGAGGCGGCTATCGATCGCATTTCATTTGATCATCATGATCTATCGAAAAGAGCAAAAGATTTTGGTTCTGCTGCAGTCATGCTCACCCTACTGATTTCCGCCTTATTGTGGGCAACGATTTGCTTACCCCTTGTCATCAAATAG
- a CDS encoding glycosyltransferase family 1 protein: protein MKIMIITDAWDPQVNGVVRTLKQTRAELIGMGHEVEMITPTGFKSIPCPTYPDIALSLFPGKEVARRIKAFAPDAMHIATEGPLGLSARSYAVKNHLPFSTAYHTRFPEYVKARTGIPLAITYAFIRWFHGPSMAVMAPTIVVKDDLEKFGLKNVVLWSRGVDLDIFKMQESKALNSAHPIFLYVGRVAVEKNINAFLEIDLPGSKWVVGDGPAMAGIKEKYPNINYLGVLQQQELAKVYAAADVFVFPSKTDTFGLVILEAMACGTPVAAYPVTGPIDVLGNSAAGAMHEDLRVACMQALKIPRELARAHAEQFSWRAASEQFAKHLKPVPSTAVHSTALA from the coding sequence ATGAAAATAATGATCATTACTGATGCATGGGATCCACAAGTCAATGGTGTTGTAAGAACGCTCAAACAAACAAGGGCTGAACTCATTGGCATGGGTCATGAAGTCGAAATGATTACCCCGACTGGTTTTAAATCTATCCCCTGCCCTACCTATCCTGATATTGCCCTGTCCTTATTTCCGGGAAAAGAAGTAGCTCGCCGCATTAAAGCATTTGCACCCGATGCCATGCATATTGCTACAGAGGGTCCTTTGGGGTTATCAGCACGCTCTTATGCTGTAAAGAATCATTTGCCATTCTCTACGGCCTATCACACGCGTTTTCCTGAATACGTTAAGGCCCGTACCGGAATTCCCTTGGCGATCACCTATGCTTTTATTCGCTGGTTTCATGGTCCCTCAATGGCAGTGATGGCACCAACCATTGTTGTAAAAGATGATCTTGAGAAGTTTGGGCTTAAAAATGTTGTGTTGTGGTCCCGGGGCGTAGATTTAGACATCTTCAAAATGCAAGAGTCCAAAGCCCTCAATAGCGCTCACCCGATCTTTTTATACGTAGGTCGAGTAGCAGTAGAGAAAAATATCAACGCCTTTTTAGAGATAGATCTTCCAGGCTCTAAATGGGTGGTTGGTGATGGTCCTGCCATGGCCGGCATTAAAGAAAAATATCCCAATATCAACTATCTTGGCGTTTTACAGCAACAAGAGTTAGCCAAGGTATATGCTGCTGCCGATGTTTTTGTCTTCCCAAGCAAAACCGATACTTTTGGGCTAGTAATCTTAGAGGCCATGGCTTGTGGCACGCCAGTCGCGGCCTATCCAGTAACAGGTCCAATTGATGTTTTAGGCAACTCTGCTGCCGGCGCAATGCATGAAGATCTTCGAGTAGCTTGTATGCAAGCACTGAAGATCCCTCGAGAACTGGCTAGAGCCCATGCTGAGCAGTTTTCTTGGAGAGCGGCATCTGAGCAGTTTGCCAAGCATCTCAAACCTGTACCCTCCACAGCAGTTCATAGTACCGCTCTCGCTTAA
- a CDS encoding GNAT family N-acetyltransferase has product MSDIPNPLAAFDLFNSRFEVKPKKIKKSKTEAIKKLFSKKMAKKLFGKKFATKARAELRTIEPVAEKAIAKPKRPAFQITWASNASEIKEAQRLRYKVFAEEMGAKLPSNPENLDIDEFDSYCDHLLIRDQESLKVVGTYRVLPPHKALEIGRLYSDSEFDLSRLDHLRPKLVELGRSCVHEDFRSGAVIMALWSGLAQYMQKHDYEIMLGCASIPMGDGGHFAASLYNSLSNDQMAPVENHAFPRLPLPLERLNGGLDVEPPPLIKGYLKLGAKICSAPAWDPDFNTADVLTMLRLSEINPRYAKHFLGL; this is encoded by the coding sequence ATGTCTGACATTCCAAATCCTCTTGCTGCCTTTGATCTCTTTAATTCTCGCTTTGAAGTAAAGCCAAAGAAGATTAAAAAGAGCAAAACTGAAGCGATTAAAAAACTCTTTTCTAAAAAAATGGCGAAGAAGTTATTTGGTAAGAAATTTGCCACTAAAGCCAGAGCTGAGCTGAGGACTATAGAGCCAGTTGCCGAGAAAGCGATCGCCAAGCCAAAGCGCCCTGCATTTCAAATTACTTGGGCTAGTAACGCCAGTGAAATTAAAGAGGCACAGCGCCTGCGCTACAAGGTGTTTGCAGAAGAGATGGGGGCAAAGCTTCCAAGCAATCCAGAAAACCTCGATATTGACGAATTTGATTCCTATTGCGATCATTTGCTGATACGTGATCAAGAATCATTAAAGGTAGTCGGCACCTATCGCGTACTCCCTCCGCACAAAGCACTAGAGATTGGACGTCTCTACTCTGACTCAGAGTTTGATTTAAGCCGCTTGGATCACTTGCGCCCTAAATTAGTTGAGCTCGGTAGATCTTGCGTGCATGAAGACTTTCGTTCAGGCGCAGTCATCATGGCATTGTGGAGCGGCTTAGCGCAATACATGCAAAAACATGATTATGAAATCATGCTCGGTTGTGCCAGTATCCCTATGGGTGATGGTGGTCATTTTGCAGCCAGTCTATACAACTCACTAAGCAATGATCAGATGGCCCCAGTTGAAAATCATGCTTTCCCTCGCCTACCCTTGCCACTGGAGCGACTCAATGGCGGCTTAGACGTAGAGCCTCCACCCTTGATCAAAGGTTATTTGAAGTTGGGCGCTAAGATTTGTAGCGCACCCGCTTGGGATCCAGACTTCAATACAGCAGATGTATTGACCATGTTGCGTCTATCGGAAATCAATCCTCGCTACGCAAAGCACTTTTTAGGGCTGTAA
- a CDS encoding chromate transporter: protein MNSRIQDNAQLTQLSKSPSLRDLFTQFLIIGAVSFGGGIIAYERILLVEKRQWLSTDEFMAYLAISQTMPGLNSVNLAVLTGDHLRGALGAFIATLGLILPGSLLVLGFGMIYASAADHPSINLILAGIAAAATGLLAAITYKIGDAHWRHVKSLAIIVFTFILMSIFKLSLPYVILIMAPISIYLYRPGQPQ, encoded by the coding sequence GTGAACTCTCGGATTCAAGATAATGCGCAGTTGACTCAGCTGTCGAAGTCTCCTAGCTTGCGTGATTTATTTACTCAGTTTTTAATTATTGGTGCGGTCAGCTTTGGCGGGGGCATCATCGCCTACGAACGCATTCTCTTGGTCGAAAAGCGTCAGTGGCTCAGCACTGATGAGTTTATGGCGTACTTAGCCATTAGTCAGACAATGCCGGGCTTAAATTCTGTGAACTTGGCGGTACTTACGGGTGATCATCTGCGCGGTGCTCTGGGTGCCTTCATCGCTACCTTGGGCTTAATATTGCCAGGCTCATTGCTTGTGCTTGGGTTTGGCATGATTTACGCCAGCGCAGCAGATCATCCTTCGATCAATCTCATCTTGGCCGGTATTGCAGCAGCCGCTACCGGCTTGCTAGCGGCAATTACATACAAAATCGGAGATGCTCACTGGCGTCACGTGAAGTCCTTGGCCATTATTGTTTTCACATTTATATTGATGAGCATTTTCAAGCTTTCACTGCCATACGTGATCCTGATTATGGCGCCGATATCGATCTATCTGTATAGACCAGGTCAACCCCAATGA
- a CDS encoding 1-acyl-sn-glycerol-3-phosphate acyltransferase produces the protein MKYSQSNPISIPTSAPSSWLRYWIWMQILTHVICGVCKLFLLFPWLNRDQKDRRIQQWSKKLLKIFHIQLRVIGAEKLLSKPHLLASNHVSWLDIHVINAFKPVRFVAKSEVRGWPVFGWMAEQLGTVFIRRNSARHARQVVDQMAQVLKIESVCIFPEGTSTSGESVLPFKPNLFESAILAHAPVFPIAIAYRSRLTGLRSDAPAFIGEIGLLESMSNVINNRDIEVYLSLIEPYLTDKAENSDRKELALYCQEAITKAL, from the coding sequence ATGAAGTATTCACAATCAAACCCCATCTCAATTCCCACCTCAGCCCCAAGCAGTTGGCTTCGCTATTGGATATGGATGCAAATCCTGACGCATGTGATTTGTGGAGTCTGCAAACTATTTCTCCTGTTTCCCTGGCTAAATCGAGATCAGAAAGATCGCCGCATACAACAATGGTCTAAGAAATTATTAAAAATTTTTCATATTCAGTTGCGTGTGATTGGCGCTGAGAAATTGCTCTCTAAGCCTCATTTGTTGGCATCAAATCATGTCTCTTGGTTAGACATTCATGTGATTAATGCATTTAAACCCGTCCGTTTTGTCGCTAAATCGGAAGTGCGGGGGTGGCCTGTATTTGGATGGATGGCAGAGCAGTTGGGTACCGTCTTTATCCGAAGAAATAGCGCCCGTCATGCGAGACAAGTGGTAGACCAGATGGCTCAGGTTCTGAAAATAGAGTCAGTCTGCATTTTCCCTGAAGGTACCTCTACCTCCGGAGAGTCAGTATTGCCGTTTAAACCCAATTTATTTGAATCTGCCATCCTGGCTCATGCACCAGTCTTTCCGATAGCAATTGCTTACCGGTCAAGGTTAACGGGTCTGAGGAGTGACGCTCCTGCCTTTATTGGGGAAATAGGGTTACTGGAATCGATGTCCAATGTCATTAACAACCGAGATATAGAGGTGTATTTAAGCCTTATAGAGCCCTATTTAACTGACAAAGCTGAAAATTCTGATCGAAAAGAACTTGCTCTCTATTGCCAGGAGGCTATTACTAAAGCCTTATAA
- a CDS encoding phage integrase SAM-like domain-containing protein encodes MSKKAQTTVVLREKELFLVSRAGTTSWQIHYKVQSLNKWLRKSTGTTDLKQAKQIAEDFAADTRAAERRGFPVVSKKFKAVAEVVSAKFKEQIKHGTGKKKFADYYRAIDQYLIPFFGNFNVDRITPAVLNEFDIWRYERIGRRLKQSTQNTHNLALNTVFDHAIESGYMTEFLRPKYKNTGEAGEARGFFTHDELIALQQHLQKWTTEGRSQATRDLRELLCLFVAFVASTGVRPGTETKELQWRHIEFLEKDHSRLIHIHLPQGKTGARKIIARHELWPVLEKLRELQPAFAKLTLDQLIESKSSEYVFRMRSGERPYSFVNVFGDGIRAAGMLTNGKDTQERSLYSLRHYYATQRILEGYTYEELEAQMGTSAEMLQKHYNHLSVLMIADKLAGKTPSSKEGGTQDAEILKYMNPAKANMMGLIALTTGIHIPLQEQNPSAAKELAQELLTNSKRKV; translated from the coding sequence ATGTCTAAAAAAGCCCAAACAACCGTTGTGTTGCGCGAAAAAGAACTGTTCTTAGTTAGTAGAGCGGGCACTACCAGTTGGCAAATACATTACAAGGTTCAATCTCTAAATAAGTGGCTGCGTAAAAGCACAGGCACTACTGATTTAAAACAAGCTAAACAGATTGCTGAAGATTTTGCTGCGGATACAAGAGCAGCAGAGCGCAGAGGCTTTCCTGTAGTGAGCAAAAAGTTCAAAGCAGTCGCTGAAGTAGTCAGTGCAAAATTCAAAGAGCAAATCAAGCACGGCACCGGCAAGAAGAAGTTTGCCGACTATTACAGAGCAATTGATCAATACCTGATTCCATTTTTTGGTAATTTCAATGTAGATCGGATTACACCTGCAGTACTCAATGAATTTGATATTTGGCGCTATGAGCGCATTGGCCGTCGCCTAAAGCAAAGTACTCAAAATACCCACAACCTAGCTCTTAACACTGTTTTTGATCACGCCATTGAGAGTGGTTATATGACTGAGTTCTTGCGTCCCAAATACAAGAACACTGGTGAGGCAGGCGAGGCTAGAGGCTTTTTTACTCACGATGAATTAATCGCCCTGCAGCAGCACCTTCAAAAGTGGACAACTGAAGGGAGAAGCCAGGCTACTCGAGATCTACGTGAACTACTGTGTTTGTTTGTAGCATTTGTGGCTAGTACGGGCGTGCGTCCTGGTACAGAGACTAAAGAGCTACAGTGGCGCCATATTGAGTTTTTGGAAAAAGACCATTCCAGACTGATTCACATTCATTTGCCACAGGGCAAAACAGGTGCTCGCAAGATCATTGCTCGTCATGAGCTTTGGCCTGTTTTAGAAAAACTCAGAGAGCTTCAACCCGCATTTGCCAAGCTCACACTTGATCAGTTAATTGAATCGAAAAGCAGCGAGTATGTTTTCAGAATGCGCAGTGGCGAGCGCCCCTATAGCTTTGTTAACGTCTTTGGGGATGGCATTAGAGCTGCAGGCATGCTGACTAACGGTAAAGATACCCAAGAGCGCAGCTTATATAGCCTGCGTCACTACTACGCTACACAGCGCATCCTAGAGGGCTATACCTATGAGGAGTTGGAGGCGCAAATGGGAACCAGCGCTGAAATGCTGCAAAAGCATTACAACCATTTAAGTGTCTTGATGATTGCTGATAAGTTGGCGGGTAAGACGCCTAGTAGTAAAGAAGGGGGCACTCAAGATGCTGAGATATTAAAGTATATGAATCCAGCTAAGGCCAATATGATGGGCCTCATCGCTTTGACAACGGGTATCCATATTCCATTGCAAGAGCAAAATCCATCAGCCGCCAAAGAGCTTGCACAAGAGCTCTTAACCAATAGCAAGCGTAAAGTTTAA